CGAAGTTGAACCACTTCTCGGCGAACGCGGGGTCGAGGTCGGCTTCTTCCGCGAGGCGGCGCAGCCGCGCGACCTGCTGCTCCTCGCGAGCGGGGTCGGAGGCCGGCATCCCGTGCTCTGCTTTGAGGTGACCGACCTGCTTGGTGGCCTTGAAGCGCTCCGCGAGGAGGTACACGAGCGACGCGTCGATGTTGTCGATGCTGCTGCGCAGACGGGTCAGCGTCGTGGTCGGGTCCTCGGTCATGGCAACCTCCTCGGCCTCCGACGATACCCGAGCGCCCGCAGGACGCCGCTCGCCCGGGTTATCGCCCGCAACGGGTGAATTCGGCCGCGCGCCCTCGTCGCCGCCGCGGGCGCGGTTCTAGAGTGTGACGCATGACCGACGCCACCACTCCGCAGGGCCCCACCGACTCCGAGGCGGTCGCCTCGCTGGCGGTCGACCCGGTCGCCGGAACGGATGCTGCGCCCGCCCCGCGAGGCGCCGTGCCCGACGAGGTCGCCGCCCTCTCGGGGGAGGCGCCGGCGTCGAAGACCTTCTGGACGAACCTCAATCATCCGTTCACCGTCGGCCTGCTGCTCACGCTCGGCGGATTGGTCGCGCTGCTCCTCGGGATCGCGCTGACCAACATCGCGACGATCCTCGTCTACATCGGACTCGCGGCCTTCGCGGCACTGGGACTCGACCCCGTGATCAAGTGGCTCGGAAAGCACGGCGTCAAGCGCGGCTGGGCGATCGCCATCATCTTCCTCACGGGCGCCATCATCGCCGTCGGCGTCCTGTGGCTGGTCGTCCCGACACTGATCGAGCAGATCGGGCAGTTCGTCAGCGGCATCCCCTCCACGATCGCGAACTTCGAGAAGTCGGACTTCTACCACTGGCTGGAGGGGATCTTCGGAACCGGGCTCACGACGCTGGTCGACGAGATCGAGAAGTTCATCACCAACCCGTCGAACATCGCGGCCATCTCCGGCGGTCTGCTGAAGGTCGGCGCCGGCATCGCCGCCGCCATCTCGGGCGGACTGATCATCGTCGTGCTCACCCTGTACTTCGTGGCGTCGCTGCCCGCCATCAAGGACTCGCTGATGCAGTTCGCACCGGCTCGCAAGCGCCCCAGCGTGCGGGCGATGACCGACCAGATCACCGACTCGGTCGGCGGCTACCTCATGGGGATGGTCGTCCTGGCGTTCTTCAACTCCGTCGTCGCGACGCTCCTGCACGCGGTGCTGCAGCTGCCGTATCCGCTGCTCATGGGCGTGCTCGCGTTCCTCATCACGATCATCCCGCTCGTCGGACCCGTCCTGTACTGGATCACGGCCACCGTGATCGCCCTGTTCACGAGTCCGATCTCGGCGCTGATCTTCGCGATCTGCTACCTGATCTACATCCAGATCGAGGCCTACGTGCTCACCCCGAAGGTGATGAACCGGGCGATCGAGATCCCCGGCTCCCTCGTGGTGATCGGCGCCCTCATCGGCGGCACGCTGCTCGGCTTCATCGGAGCGCTCGTCGCCATCCCGGTGACGGCCTCGATCCTGCTGATCATCAAACAGGTCTTCTTCAAGAAGCAGGACGCGAAGGTCTAGCCGCCCGCTCCCAGCCCCCGGGGGTCCGTTTGTGCGGGCGAATGTGCGCCTGCGCGCCCTCCGTGGCGGCAATTCGCCCGCACAAACGGAAGGGGCGAGGGTCAGCCGGAAGGGGCGAGGGTCAGCTGAGCGGCATGAGGCAGGTCGGTGACGGCGCCGCGGTGCGGTGCCGCACGCGACCGGGCACACCGGTGCGCAGGTCGAGCGTGAGCGAGACGACCTCGTCGGAGCGCTGTCCGGCGACGAGCAGGGTGTCGCGCACCACCACGTGGTGCCGCGGCCAGTCCACGCCGGCGTCGGCGAGGGCGGCGAGGGCGAGGGACTCGCCGGCGCCGCGCACGCGCACGGTGGCGACGGTGTTGCTTCCCCGCACCCCGGCGTAGAGGAACTCGCCGTCCCGCGACGGAGCGAGCTCGGCTGCCGAGTCGCCGGGAAGCGCGCCGAGCGTCGTTCCTCCGACGACCCGCCACGTGCCGTCGGCCGACGCCGCGAGCGCGAAGACCTCGCACGAGTACTCCGTCACGACGTACAGGTGACCGCTCGGGTGCCACACCATGTGACGTGGCCCGCTGCCCTCGGGCAGCGGCACCTGCTGCAGTGCGCGCAGCCCTCCCGGCGCGGCGCGCCAGAACCGCACGACGTCGTGCCCGAGGTCGGTGGTGGCCACGACACCGCCCGGCAGGAACTGCGTCTGATGTGCGCGCGACGGACGGGCGGATGCTTCGCCCGGCCCCTCGTCGACCGGGTCGTGATCGGGCACGAGGTGCGCGTACTCCTCGCCCGCGGCGGCGCGCAGTGCCCGAGCGGCGGCGGCGAGGTCGAGATCGCCGGCGACGGATGCCGCGGCATCCGGTCCGTACGGGTCGGCCGAGGCCGGAGCGATCACCGGCGCAGACGGGCGGCCCGCGGGATCGAGCGACATCCGCACCACTCGGCCATCGCCCCAGCACGCGGCGATGAGCGACCCGCCGTCGGGCGCGACCGCCGCGTGGCAGACCGCCTCACCGGCTTCGACGGCATCGCCGAGCGGGACGAAGGAGGCATCTCCCGTCCGGCCGAACGCCTGCACGGCGCCGCGCTGCTCCAGCGTCGCGTAGACGACGTCGAGGGTCGGATGCCGCGCGATCCACGACGGCGAAGGTGCAGCGGCGACCGTCCCGGCGAACCCGAGCGCGCCTCCTGCCGAACCGTCGTCGGCGGGGCCGGCGTGCAGCATCCCGATCCCGCTCGCGGAGCCCTCCATGTCGGCGGTGTACCCGCCCAGCAGGAAGCGCACGTCAGTCGACGAGGTCGTGCCGCGCGATCACGGCGTCGCGGGATGCGCCCACGCCGATGACCGAGATGCGCGTGCCGCTGATCGCCTCGAGCGCCAGGACGTAGTCCTGGGCCTCGATCGGGAGCTCGTCGAAGGTGCGCGCCGTCGAGATGTCCTGCTTCCAGCCGGGGAAGTACTCGAGGATCGGCTTGGCGTGGTGGAAGTCCGACTGGTTCACCGGCACCTCGTCGAACCGCTCGCCGTCGACGTCGTACGCGACGCACACCGGGATCTGGTCCAGGCCGGTGAGGATGTCGAGCTTGGTCAGCACGAGGTCGGTGATGCCGTTGATGCGCGTGGCGTAGCGCGTGATCGGCGCGTCGTACCAGCCGACGCGACGCGGCCGTCCGGTCGTCGTGCCGAACTCGAAGCCGCGGGAGCGCAGGAACTCGCCATTCTCGTCGAAGAGCTCGGTCGGGAACGGGCCGGATCCGACGCGCGTCGTGTAGGCCTTCACGATGCCGACGATGCGGTCGAGGCGGTTCGGTCCGACGCCGGCGCCGGTCGCGGCGCCGCCGGCCGTCGCCGACGACGACGTCACGAACGGGTAGGTGCCGTGATCGACGTCGAGCATCGTCGCCTGGCCGCCCTCGAAGACGACGACCTCCCCGGCGTCGAGCGCGTTGTTGAGGAGCAGTCCGGTGTCGGCGACCATCGGGCGCAGCCGGTCGGCGTATGAGAGGAGATCCTCGACGATCTCGTCGCACGTGATCGCACGGCGGTTGAACACCTTCACGAGGAGGTGGTTCTTCTGGTCGAGGGCGCCTTCGACCTTCTGACGCAGGATGTTCTCGTCGAAGATGTCCTGCACGCGGATGCCGACGCGGTTGATCTTGTCGGCGTAGGCCGGGCCGATGCCGCGACCGGTGGTGCCGATCATGCGC
This window of the Microbacterium sp. SSM24 genome carries:
- a CDS encoding lactonase family protein codes for the protein MRFLLGGYTADMEGSASGIGMLHAGPADDGSAGGALGFAGTVAAAPSPSWIARHPTLDVVYATLEQRGAVQAFGRTGDASFVPLGDAVEAGEAVCHAAVAPDGGSLIAACWGDGRVVRMSLDPAGRPSAPVIAPASADPYGPDAAASVAGDLDLAAAARALRAAAGEEYAHLVPDHDPVDEGPGEASARPSRAHQTQFLPGGVVATTDLGHDVVRFWRAAPGGLRALQQVPLPEGSGPRHMVWHPSGHLYVVTEYSCEVFALAASADGTWRVVGGTTLGALPGDSAAELAPSRDGEFLYAGVRGSNTVATVRVRGAGESLALAALADAGVDWPRHHVVVRDTLLVAGQRSDEVVSLTLDLRTGVPGRVRHRTAAPSPTCLMPLS
- a CDS encoding chorismate mutase, with the protein product MTEDPTTTLTRLRSSIDNIDASLVYLLAERFKATKQVGHLKAEHGMPASDPAREEQQVARLRRLAEEADLDPAFAEKWFNFVVAEVIRHHTEAADSR
- a CDS encoding AI-2E family transporter; protein product: MTDATTPQGPTDSEAVASLAVDPVAGTDAAPAPRGAVPDEVAALSGEAPASKTFWTNLNHPFTVGLLLTLGGLVALLLGIALTNIATILVYIGLAAFAALGLDPVIKWLGKHGVKRGWAIAIIFLTGAIIAVGVLWLVVPTLIEQIGQFVSGIPSTIANFEKSDFYHWLEGIFGTGLTTLVDEIEKFITNPSNIAAISGGLLKVGAGIAAAISGGLIIVVLTLYFVASLPAIKDSLMQFAPARKRPSVRAMTDQITDSVGGYLMGMVVLAFFNSVVATLLHAVLQLPYPLLMGVLAFLITIIPLVGPVLYWITATVIALFTSPISALIFAICYLIYIQIEAYVLTPKVMNRAIEIPGSLVVIGALIGGTLLGFIGALVAIPVTASILLIIKQVFFKKQDAKV
- a CDS encoding adenylosuccinate synthase, which codes for MPGIVIVGVQWGDEGKGKATDLLGERTDWVVKFNGGNNAGHTVVIGDEKYALHLLPSGILSPGVNAVIGNGVVVDLEVLFYELEALHARGVDTSRLKISANAHIITQYHRTLDKVTERFLGKRMIGTTGRGIGPAYADKINRVGIRVQDIFDENILRQKVEGALDQKNHLLVKVFNRRAITCDEIVEDLLSYADRLRPMVADTGLLLNNALDAGEVVVFEGGQATMLDVDHGTYPFVTSSSATAGGAATGAGVGPNRLDRIVGIVKAYTTRVGSGPFPTELFDENGEFLRSRGFEFGTTTGRPRRVGWYDAPITRYATRINGITDLVLTKLDILTGLDQIPVCVAYDVDGERFDEVPVNQSDFHHAKPILEYFPGWKQDISTARTFDELPIEAQDYVLALEAISGTRISVIGVGASRDAVIARHDLVD